From the Leguminivora glycinivorella isolate SPB_JAAS2020 chromosome 15, LegGlyc_1.1, whole genome shotgun sequence genome, one window contains:
- the LOC125234134 gene encoding mitochondrial import inner membrane translocase subunit TIM50-C-like → MSLRKVLFLTKAVCCNTVKLQKSSFPRHKMCFLSANSLRFYGTENIGDKNKAGTPEKVDILGRFFPQNPVADEAQKIKSEQENFEKENKEKTEENEKSWRRMKIGFAVFGGALTVMGGCMVVEMGAPRRADDGTLLEDEFSHLPVPLQYLKRTWKELTFYEKMIKEPSREKLLPDPLPPQYQPTYTLVLEFTDVLVHPDWSYQTGWRFKKRPGVDQFLQTVASSDFEVIIFTSENAFMIWPVIDKLDPENKMIAYRLFRDSTHFIDGVHVKNLEGLNRDLSKVIVVDWNKQATKFHPENALILQKWKGADDDTALLDLANFLQTIAMSSISDVRDVLRYYSQFDDPIAAFRDNQRKLMEQMEERDKQPQEPTLTKNWLRSFTRR, encoded by the exons ATGTCGCTCCGAAAAGTACTTTTCCTAACAAAAGCAGTATGCTGTAATACAGTGAAGTTGCAAAAGTCTAGTTTCCCTCGACATAAAATGTGTTTCCTCAGCGCCAACTCCCTCAGATTCTACGGCACCGAAAATATag GTGACAAAAATAAAGCAGGAACACCTGAGAAGGTGGACATTCTTGGAAGGTTCTTTCCCCAGAATCCAGTGGCGGATGAGGCAcagaaaataaaaagtgaacaagaaaactttgaaaaagaaaataaagaaaaaactgaAGAAAATGAGAAGAGCTGGCGCAGGATGAAAATTGG CTTTGCAGTATTCGGTGGTGCTCTAACCGTGATGGGTGGCTGCATGGTTGTGGAGATGGGAGCTCCCAGGCGGGCTGACGACGGCACCCTGCTGGAGGACGAGTTCTCGCATTTACCTGTTCCGCTGCAGTACTTGAAGAGGACCTGGAAGGAACTTACTTTCTATGAAAAG ATGATCAAAGAGCCTTCCCGAGAGAAACTCCTGCCTGATCCATTGCCACCGCAGTACCAGCCCACCTACACACTTGTGCTAGAGTTTACAGATGTACTGGTTCATCCTGATTGGTCCTATCAAACTGGCTGGAG ATTTAAAAAGCGTCCGGGCGTCGACCAGTTCCTTCAAACTGTAGCGTCATCTGACTTCGAAGTGATTATTTTTACATCTGAGAACGCCTTCATGATCTGGCCGGTTATCGACAAACTAGACCCGGAGAACAAGATGATCGCATATAGGCTGTTTAGGGATTCCACGCACTTCATAGATGGAGTTCACGTTAAAAACTTGGAGGGACTTAATCGGGATTTATCAAAG GTGATTGTGGTAGACTGGAACAAACAAGCAACCAAGTTCCACCCGGAGAACGCACTAATCTTGCAAAAGTGGAAAGGCGCAGACGACGACACTGCCTTACTCGACCTAGCCAACTTTCTACAAA CCATCGCGATGTCCTCAATATCCGATGTGCGAGACGTGCTGCGCTACTACAGCCAGTTCGATGACCCCATCGCCGCCTTCCGCGACAACCAGCGCAAACTCATGGAGCAGATGGAGGAACGAGACAAACAACCACAAGAGCCTACGCTTACTAAAAACTGGCTGAGGTCGTTCACGCGTCGCTAA
- the LOC125234128 gene encoding uncharacterized protein LOC125234128 has translation MDSEDCKGFLKHMKKRPDGLSVGKIDNTAPVRKIVDDTLYVNRQAFVFLHSNRLPRYYDEHRTNKHFLNPGHLLAAFPDDWDGDLSLDFYQPFRYKCMQPKMITSIGNNNDKDPIAEFLKIKQKWYDALVCQRYSAFRTKVPLLEYLKEHSDDIISCPKHIVDMAMHWDNDPDPYFNSAYNWYYAGNGNMQLVVIDGKEYLMCSEIHVCNLFEFNRDEVTFKRCSVAAFDCGEGNNICESVCSSQNIIALRTKYKIFILKIVTIGDEIELEQIEVSESKTAYTGISFDECHKNILYVTDLNNTLKIVNIDRLRARTVELKNSVKSLVNNWSTVVSNERMYYTHVSTRAITLYDKRVNNSIRRWSNPDRVSDDAICSLISAAKYSLSGPYLYVATNHNLLLMDMRYQKNLALKPLQRWTHGMQSFPSYISISSFERDKELICLSSQWCEDTCVVPNYLQREWTDPEFKGMTIPYRLPSIVETLKEAKLKPQYTDLYKSVDNRLVTALSGSLLFEDGEKYIVLSQNSLGDVTSHVLYPDHMSTPVDDAPEALIKWCECYDDVKKDFMVTFYRDISPIWKVLEKVPEGELNKKFENETTNFSEQEVLDAFKNEEIEESLLDVWMENEEGESKILDIDSDDKSSLSLSLNITKDVD, from the exons ATGGACAGCGAAGACTGTAAAGGATTTCTCAAGCACATG AAAAAGCGGCCCGATGGACTTAGCGTTGGAAAAATAGACAATACAGCACCTGTGAGAAAGATAGTCGATGATACGTTATACGTTAACCGACAAGCGTTCGTGTTTCTTCACTCGAATCGACTTCCTCGGTATTACGACGAGCACCGAACAAACAAGCACTTCCTGAACCCTGGGCACTTGCTGGCGGCTTTCCCGGACGACTGGGATGGAGACCTATCCCTCGACTTCTACCAACCATTCCGATACAAGTGTATGCAACCAAAGATGATCACAAGTATTGGCAATAACAATGATAAAGATCCTATAGCTGAATTtctgaaaataaaacagaagtgGTATGACGCATTGGTGTGCCAGAGGTATTCAGCCT TTAGGACTAAAGTACCGCTTTTAGAATATTTAAAAGAGCACAGCGATGACATCATCTCATGTCCGAAGCACATTGTGGACATGGCGATGCACTGGGACAATGACCCAGACCCGTACTTCAACAGTGCATACAACTGGTACTATGCTGGGAACGGAAACATGCAGCTTGTGGTAATTGATGGCAAGGAGTACTTGATGTGCAGTGAAATCCATGTCTGTA aTTTATTTGAGTTCAATAGGGATGAAGTGACATTCAAAAGGTGTTCAGTGGCAGCCTTTGATTGTGGAGAAGGCAACAATATATGCGAAAGTGTTTGCTCATCACAAAACATCATAGCTTTAAGGACcaagtataaaatatttatactcaAAATCGTCACAATAGGTGATGAGATCGAATTAGAACAGATAGAAGTATCTGAATCGAAAACAGCATATACTGGCATTTCATTTGATGAGTgtcataaaaatatattgtatgtgACAGATTTAAATAACACATTGAAAATAGTCAATATAGACCGGCTAAGAGCAAGAACTGTTGAGTTGAAAAACTCAGTTAAAAGTTTAGTGAACAATTGGAGCACCGTGGTCAGTAATGAGCGCATGTACTACACACACGTGTCTACGAGGGCTATAACACTGTATGACAAGCGAGTCAATAATTCTATACGAAGATGGAGCAACCCAGATAGAGTATCAGATGATGCGATATGCAGTCTCATAAGCGCCGCCAAATATTCCTTGAGCGGGCCTTACCTCTACGTCGCCACTAACCATAATTTGCTTTTAATGGATATGCGATATCAAAAGAATTTAGCTCTGAAGCCCTTACAAAGGTGGACGCACGGAATGCAATCTTTTCCATCTTACATATCAATAAGTAGTTTTGAACGTGATAAGGAATTAATCTGCTTGTCTAGTCAATGGTGCGAAGATACATGTGTCGTGCCAAATTACTTGCAGAGAGAATGGACTGACCCAGAATTCAAGGGAATGACGATACCTTATCGTCTGCCTAGTATAGTAGAGACATTAAAAGAGGCTAAACTGAAACCGCAATACACGGATCTGTATAAGTCTGTAGATAACAGATTGGTAACGGCGTTGTCGGGGAGCCTGTTGTTTGAAGACGGGGAGAAGTATATCGTGCTCTCTCAGAATAGCCTTGGCGACGTGACGTCACACGTGCTGTACCCGGATCACATGTCTACTCCTGTGGACGACGCGCCGGAAGCCCTGATTAAGTGGTGCGAATGCTACGATGATGTGAAAAAGGACTTCATGGTAACATTTTATAGGGACATTAGCCCAATTTGGAAGGTGCTAGAGAAAGTTCCGGAAGGTGAATTGAATAAGAAATTTGAGAATGAGACGACGAACTTTAGTGAGCAGGAAGTGCTTGACGCGTTCAAAAATGAAGAAATCGAGGAATCGCTGTTAGATGTGTGGATGGAAAATGAGGAAGGCGAATCCAAAATTCTTGATATTGATAGTGATGATAAATCCTCGTTGAGTTTGTCGCTAAATATAACGAAAGACGTTGATTGA
- the LOC125234123 gene encoding uncharacterized protein LOC125234123, giving the protein MSYLQSKNDSDFLRISTSTSVNSNESVTNLCAQSECCSPLMSVKVTEQEPATPVEKQRVKLEVEVTKPQEAATKDCTTSSKVDNDKAPALECRRSLEKIFTLMKKLQQIETSENTKKKALANESRRLVSESGSSLKRRVSFSSPKLEKLSDRPEKAKERRDNSPTAAVPKVVISMKPHTKADDKNRNKPKPRVKHIPENPLKAISQLLHDIDNVQKSRPKIADPKAVNRSIATENEEVKLQKRRSRVGSPAVDEPRIPARVKTRFVREERPEVVKPQALEKKINDLIDEAKEARGEAVRGPPRFSSRLNALAQPKRTYVQALAEDLPRRQQAPERAPRPGSHYSRTRRRADRRLSPGSVRVPHSSLERTKPRRSAASSPEVRRVPPQFGTLAAAAADALNIKKKRPVEPAVGGHSVEHVAITRAPLLPCDVELSSGTSCATDDKSSSIGLKLHRMVDAMLHASRPSDMAVAGNDSSPSLVCNEELIETQISDEIFVENTALEEIFTASSERNDRLENAHLITPVNSVTELLELEHALHRSLSSGAFGRPRVNKLTLSPRPSLQRVVMHQSGDTTLVLKSHLTQKIQVTCQSSDHKNDIMGLLSNTRLDCEFSGFPLQISTVGYAFPTFQCQIKNITSRILTDVVDTSEPGTSCTDSVETVLEIKAERGSADEERVTGQGNAADNTEGTAVSIVSAQTAGSGNKEVTAAATINKADSEPPDYTSSFDILVGLLNEIQKITTCGDDATNAQTLDSLSSESSPGDNTADHPSSSGDAVSNSCMSSDDPLGSFIQERKSVSAEAVELKPVCEDKEVLARVAPDQVAASTSQQADLTARIETSTGTDVLASSCSVSAFTHFEYSDVGCNTLIQSGDQITEQMGIETNRTSVKSLVPYYNNIFKVERKKDVTALTHSVATGTKRNVAAVCNILVDIAPVQKNKIILDKCEDVKIVNVNDKKEVNKFSLNVGEFDSTLKVKRDILVTFYSILVLTVFAALAFPEMLQFA; this is encoded by the exons ATGTCATATCTGCAAAGTAAAAATGACAGCGACTTTCTGCGTATCTCGACGTCCACATCAGTAAACTCCAACGAATCCGTAACCAACTTGTGTGCTCAGTCAGAATGTTGCTCTCCTCTTATGAGCGTCAAAGTTACTGAACAAGAGCCTGCTACTCCTGTAGAAAAGCAAAG GGTCAAGCTCGAAGTAGAAGTTACAAAACCTCAAGAAGCTGCAACTAAAGACTGCACTACCTCATCTAAAGTCGATAACGATAAAGCGCCTGCTTTAGAATGTCGCCGCAGTCTGGAAAAGATTTTCACATTGATGAAGAAACTGCAGCAGATTGAAACCTCAGAAAATACAAAGAAGAAGGCACTGGCCAACGAATCAAGGAGATTAGTAAGTGAAAGCGGTTCTAGTCTAAAACGACGAGTGTCTTTCAGCAGTCCAAAATTAGAGAAACTCTCAGATCGACCAGAAAAAGCTAAAGAAAGACGTGATAACTCTCCTACAGCTGCCGTGCCTAAAGTCGTTATCAGCATGAAACCACATACAAAAGCGGACGATAAAAACCGCAACAAACCGAAACCCCGCGTAAAGCATATTCCCGAAAATCCTTTAAAAGCGATATCGCAGTTGCTCCACGATATCGACAACGTGCAGAAGTCTAGACCGAAAATAGCGGATCCAAAAGCTGTCAACCGGTCGATAGCGACGGAAAACGAGGAGGTAAAATTACAGAAGAGGCGGTCGCGGGTCGGGTCGCCGGCAGTGGACGAGCCGAGGATTCCGGCCAGAGTGAAGACGCGGTTTGTGCGAGAGGAGAGGCCTGAGGTCGTAAAGCCGCAGGCGCTGGAGAAGAAGATCAACGACCTGATCGACGAGGCCAAGGAGGCGCGCGGAGAGGCCGTGCGCGGCCCGCCGCGGTTCAGCTCGCGCCTCAACGCGCTGGCGCAGCCCAAGCGGACTTACGTGCAGGCGCTTGCTGAGGACCTCCCTAGGCGACAGCAG GCCCCTGAGCGCGCGCCGCGTCCGGGCTCGCACTACTCGCGCACGCGGCGCCGCGCGGACCGCCGCCTGTCGCCCGGCTCCGTCAGAGTGCCACACTCCTCCTTAG AGCGTACCAAGCCGCGCCGCTCCGCCGCCAGCAGCCCCGAGGTTCGCCGAGTGCCCCCGCAGTTCGGCacgctcgccgccgccgccgccgatgcTTTAAACAT AAAAAAGAAGAGGCCAGTGGAGCCGGCCGTCGGTGGGCACAGCGTGGAGCACGTGGCGATCACCCGCGCGCCGCTGCTGCCCTGCGACGTTGAACTAT CTTCGGGAACTTCATGTGCCACGGATGATAAGTCCAGCTCCATCGGCCTCAAACTGCACCGTATGGTCGACGCCATGCTCCACGCCTCGCGACCTTCCGACATGGCAGTTGCCGGTAACGATTCCAGTCCGTCGCTCGTCTGTAACGAGGAACTCATAGAAACTCAAATCTCGGACGAAATTTTTGTAGAAAATACCGCCCTTGAAGAAATCTTTACAGCCAGCAGCGAGAGAAATGATAGGCTTGAAAATGCGCATCTGATCACACCGGTGAACTCGGTCACTGAGCTGTTGGAGCTGGAGCACGCGCTGCACCGCAGCCTGTCGTCGGGCGCGTTCGGCCGCCCGCGCGTCAACAAGCTCACGCTGTCCCCGCGGCCCTCCCTGCAGCGCGTCGTCATGCACCAGTCTGGAGACACCACTCTCGTCCTCAAATCGCATCTCACCCAAAAAATACAAGTCACTTGCCAATCGTCCGATCATAAGAATGATATAATGGGGTTACTATCGAACACGCGGTTAGACTGTGAATTTTCTGGATTCCCGTTGCAAATATCTACCGTCGGCTATGCTTTTCCTACTTTTCAATGTCAAATAAAGAATATAACGTCAAGAATACTTACAGACGTGGTTGATACGTCAGAACCGGGGACGTCTTGCACGGATAGTGTAGAAACTGTGCTGGAGATCAAAGCTGAAAGGGGTTCGGCGGACGAGGAACGTGTCACCGGACAAGGTAACGCTGCCGATAATACTGAGGGAACCGCAGTCAGTATAGTTTCAGCGCAAACCGCAGGGAGTGGTAATAAAGAAGTCACAGCAGCAGCAACCATTAACAAAGCAGATAGTGAACCTCCTGATTATACTTCTTCTTTTGACATTTTGGTCGGGCTCCTAAACGAGATTCAAAAAATTACGACTTGCGGGGACGACGCTACAAACGCTCAAACGCTAGACAGTCTTTCGAGTGAGTCGAGTCCGGGAGACAATACCGCCGATCACCCTTCTAGCTCCGGAGACGCAGTGTCCAATTCCTGTATGAGCAGCGATGACCCACTTGGGAGCTTTATCCAGGAAAGGAAATCGGTCAGCGCTGAAGCCGTGGAGTTGAAACCGGTGTGCGAAGACAAGGAAGTATTGGCTAGAGTGGCGCCGGACCAGGTCGCCGCTAGCACATCTCAGCAAGCTGACTTAACAGCCCGTATCGAGACTTCCACTGGCACAGACGTACTAGCCTCGAGTTGCTCCGTGTCGGCTTTCACTCACTTTGAATATTCTGACGTAGGCTGTAACACATTGATACAATCCGGCGATCAAATTACAGAGCAAATGGGAATAGAAACAAATCGAACCTCCGTTAAATCACTAGTGccctattataataatatatttaaggtCGAAAGGAAAAAAGACGTAACAGCACTCACACATTCAGTAGCTACTGGAACTAAAAGAAATGTGGCTGCCGTCTGTAACATTTTGGTAGACATTGCTCCAGtccaaaaaaacaaaataattctGGATAAATGCGAggatgtaaaaattgtaaatgtTAATGACAAAAAAGAGGTGAACAAATTTAGCCTGAATGTTGGCGAATTTGACTCTACGCTCAAAGTGAAAAGGGACATTCTTGTGACGTTTTATTCCATATTAGTTTTGACTGTATTTGCTGCCCTGGCGTTTCCGGAAATGCTGCAGTTCGCGTAA
- the LOC125234129 gene encoding uncharacterized protein LOC125234129 yields MLISRVPEEGAGRGEPAEAPGGQTASELFELMSKDHDFEAGDDPLTTSDLVLLYKNIDLGTQLMSNVRERPNQRVETVYHDETETDSDLGESCSSEELRNIMLANKERIDLFTNPPSLNSLCHKLGDLEIQVSNISNDLYDDRHFLNRDPYIKEQLQHLQLMSRTNEFNALLPASLLDYICCKRLEDNYNFYMDDIITYVKHTIDQLKRISNGDYLPEKVKKKWRESDPKSIENASKILTTSISMPLQVKQKTTGLTPVWDDIVHTEVDLRSLVKIMEKKIVLEVPRMISDSYKFFSRYRADKLVMSCSRRQSEGERPETKSRVDVVLTVQRAAAGQLVSNIHSIMVLQHEGQAARTDRPKMLPIEYQKPEQTDELIPKVIEVLEIEQNTGNRSSGQSDEFGSICSISDATDSKESDGKSKEDSDSSSTVPRPGSPSAMVQILTSAARVFRAEAASEHATPNDLTFSITTINPETSLPEQCTSDSVYAKPKKSPERVRIKSPYENKSFVIEERRRKKLLEVKERRERRKMASNENSKVAKHKAFPQAVSSVTKLSITNKAFYNSIYGQNGNGENGKRKSATSVNNGNTRKGRRR; encoded by the exons ATGTTGATCAGTCGGGTGCCCGAGGAGGGTGCGGGGCGGGGCGAGCCGGCGGAGGCGCCTGGTGGCCAGACGGCCAGTGAGCTGTTTGAGCTGATGAGCAAAGACCATGACTTCGAAGCAG GAGACGACCCTCTTACAACCAGCGACCTCGTGCTGCTTTACAAGAACATCGACCTTGGGACGCAGCTCATGAGCAACGTTCGCGAGCGACCCAACCAGCGCGTAGAGACCGTGTACCACGACGAGACCGAAACCGACTCCGACCTCGGCGAGAGCTGCAGCAGCGAGGAGCTCCGCAACATCATGCTCGCCAACAAGGAGAGGATCGACTTGTTCACCAACCCCCCCTCCCTCAACTCCCTCTGCCACAAACTAGGCGATCTAGAAATACAAGTCTCCAATATCTCCAACGACTTGTACGACGACCGCCACTTTCTGAACAGAGATCCGTACATAAAGGAACAACTCCAGCACCTACAGCTCATGTCCAGAACGAACGAGTTTAACGCCTTGCTCCCGGCTTCGCTGCTCGACTACATTTGCTGCAAGCGCTTGGAAGACAATTACAACTTCTACATGGATGACATTATTACATACGTTAAGCACACTATCGATCAATTGAAACGCATTAGCAACGGGGATTATTTGCCGGAAAAAGTAAAGAAAAAGTGGAGGGAATCGGACCCCAAAAGCATTGAGAATGCGTCGAAAATTTTGACGACGTCAATAAGCATGCCTCTGCAGGTGAAGCAAAAGACGACCGGGTTGACGCCTGTCTGGGATGATATCGTCCACACGGAAGTAGACTTGAGGTCGCTCGTCAAAATAATGGAAAAGAAAATCGTTCTGGAAGTTCCGAGAATGATCAGCGACTCGTATAAGTTTTTCAGCAGGTATCGTGCTGACAAATTAGTGATGAGCTGCTCACGGCGCCAGAGCGAAGGCGAGCGGCCAGAAACGAAGTCTCGTGTGGACGTCGTGTTAACAGTGcagcgcgccgccgccggccaGCTCGTTAGCAACATCCATTCTATCATGGTCCTACAACACGAGGGCCAAGCTGCACGAACAG ATCGTCCTAAGATGTTGCCTATAGAATATCAGAAGCCAGAGCAAACTGACGAGTTAATACCGAAAGTCATCGAGGTCCTCGAAATTgaacaaaatacaggaaacaggtCTAGTGGTCAATCCGATGAGTTCGGTTCTATATGCTCGATTTCAGATGCGACAGATTCAAAAGAAAGTGACGGTAAGTCGAAGGAGGACTCTGACAGCTCGAGCACGGTGCCGCGGCCCGGCAGCCCCAGCGCCATGGTGCAGATCCTCACCTCGGCCGCGCGCGTCTTCCGCGCCGAGGCCGCCTCCGAGCACGCCACCCCCAACGACTTGACCTTCTCCATCACAACCATTAACCCAGAAACATCTTTACCCGAACAATGTACTTCAGACTCCGTTTATGCCAAACCGAAGAAGTCTCCCGAGCGAGTCCGAATAAAGTCTCCTTACGAAAATAAATCCTTTGTCATAGAGgaaagaagaagaaagaaaCTTTTAGAAGTTAAGGAACGGCGCGAGAGACGAAAAATGGCTTCGAACGAAAACAGTAAAGTGGCAAAACATAAGGCTTTTCCACAGGCAGTTAGCTCGGTCACCAAATTATCCATTACTAACAAAGCTTTTTACAACTCTATATATGGGCAGAATGGTAATGGTGAGAACGGTAAGCGAAAGTCTGCAACGTCAGTCAACAATGGTAACACGCGCAAGGGGAGGCGAAGATAG